AGATCAGCGGGATCAAGAGTTCCCAGCGGACGCAACAGATAGGGTAACTGTTGCGATCGCGCGATCGTAGCTGCCGCCGTACTCACAGGTGAAAACAAGGCATGAATATGGGCCAAGTCGAATGAGTGAGCATGTTTAGCAAGCCATTGCAGCAAGCCCAAAGAGAATTTGTAGCGGCGGAAAGGTGAGCAGCGAAAGTAGCGGATTTGATAGCCATCTTGTTCTACAGAGCGATCGAGCGGCACTTCTAACGGAGCTTGGCCTGCATCCCCATTAGAATCTGTCGTGAGGATCGTCACCTCTACACCCTGAGCTGCTAGAGCACCGGATAAGCCCAACACCATTTGGCTTGGCCCTCCGTACACAAGTGAAATGGAAGGCACAATTTGCAAAACCCGCAGAGGCTGGTTCACGCTGCAAGCAACTCCTTGTAAAAGCTCAATAACTGGCTAGCCAAAGCTTGGTTGGTGTACTGGTTAAGGACTCGTTCATAGCCTCGCTTCGCCAAGTTGGTTGCCAACTCCGGTTGCTCGATTAATTGCCGCAAGCAATCTTGCAACGCTTCAGCATTTCCTTCTGGAAAGACCAAGCCCGCATCCCCAATCACATAAGGAATTTCTCCAGAATCCGAACCAATCACCGGAACTTGGCAAGCCATTGCTTCAATCAGCACATGGCCAAATTGCTCTTTCCAGCCCACTGAGGTCAAGGTTTTGAACTGATAGGTGGTTTCTGAAGGTAGCACCAGGGTATTCATTAAATTGATGTACCGCTGCACTTGATCGTGCGGGACGCTCTCAATCCAAATTAGCCGATCTGCTAAGCCTTCTTGCTGCGCCCAGTTAAGGAGAGTCTCCTTTAAAGGACCTCGACCCAAGAGTAACCATTTCCAGGGACGATCGCGCAATCCCGCCAAGGCTTTCCCTAAGGTTAACAAGCCTTTTTCTTCCACAAAGCGACCCACAAAACCCACCACAAACTCAGACGGCTGAATACCAAGCTGAGCCGCTAATTCTGGCTGAGGTTGCGGTCGAAATAAAGTTTCATCCACTCCCAATTGCGGCATCACACGGGCAGGCCCTTGATATCCATGCTGTTGCAAGATTTCCACGCCATCCTGATTCCCAGCCACCAAGCCATGTGTATGGCGCAAGTTATAAGCTTCAATGGCGGAAATAGGGAACTTCAGGCTGTAAGGTAGATTCCACCAAGTAAAAAACAAATTTTTAGCTTTCAGACCTAGCAAACGATTTAGCGTAATTAGTTGGCTATAGCCGATCGCCTTTGATCCCTGCTCTACTTGAATGATTTGGGGTCGAAACTGGCGTAGCAACGTGATCAGATCTTGCCCAAAGCACAGCAGTCCTTGATTGTTCTGGCTCAAATTAGAAACTGGAACAATCCGAAACGAACCTTCCTGGCGAGGCTGAGTTTCGATTATGGTGTTTTGCACACCCCCAGGTCGCCAACGTTGAGGCACGACAATCGTCACTTCAATATCTGGCTCCAAGCGGGCCAGCGATCGCAACTTCTCACAATTGAGATCAACGATATAGGTATGGCTAGCTACTAAAATTCTCATGGCTGTCTAGAATTTACTGTTGAACCCTACCTTTGCCTTTACCTTTTAGTCTGAAACCAATCAAACCTAACCCCCACCCCCTTCCTAGTAGCAGGGCTGTTTCCTACAACGAAAGCGTTCCGAACCAGGCCCCCCTAGCCCCCCAAATTTGGGGGGAACAAGACTCAAAGTCCCCCAAATTTGGGGGATTAAAGCCCTGACGGGCATACAAGAAAAGGGGGCAGTGCAGGGAGTTAAACCACATTTCAATTTTTCCTCTTGTAACATGAAACAGCCCTGCTTCCCTAGTAGGGAAGGGGAGCCAGATTCAAAGTTGCTTCTCTTAAGACTCCAAGGAGCTAATGGCTGTGACTGGTTCGTCTAAAGATTGGTTGAAAACTGGTGCCTGCGTCCCTCTAGCGTTCTGATCCAAGTGCGTATAGGTTTGACCATCATCCCAAAGGGATTGAATCAAAGTCCAAACAGCGCTGAGAAAACCTAAGAAATAGAACCCAGCGCGACTCAAAATCTTTAAGGGAGAACCACTCTTGTGACAAGGTGGCCGACCTAGAACGTGACAATCGAATAGGCGGGCAAATAAGCGCAACGATTGAATAGGTGTGAGGTTTTTTAGCCCTAACAGAAAGTGGTTGTGGTAGAAGGTGAGCTGATATTGCAGCGATCGCGTGCTGATATCGTGACAACCTCCGGTTTCTTCCCCTAAATGCACCAGGTGAGCTTCTGGGTCGTACCAAATACGGTAATCCGTCTGGCGAATATGCAAACAAAAGTCAGACTCTTCTCGCACCGCACTGCCCCGAAAGCGCTCATCAAAGTGCAGGCCATGCTGCTCAAATAACTCCCGCCGGAACGACATATTACAGCCTCTAGCCGTCAGAACTTGCTGAGGTTTAATCGTGTGAACCAAATCAATGTGGTACCAAGCAACCCCTGGGTCCATCGCTTCGGGGGGCAAATACTCAATGACGCGGCTTTTCTTCGATTCAGTCAGCTTCATGCGATCGAAGACCCGCCCAGCCACAGCTCCGACATCTGCTTGCTCCATGTAGTTTCGGGCATGCGTCGCCAGAAAACCAGGCGTGAGTTGCACATCATCATCGATAAACAAAATGATGTCACCTGTAGAGCGCCGCACGGCGTAGTTTCGGGCCCCTGGCAGACTCGCCCAATCCACCCGGAACCACTGAATCTTGCCTGCTGTTGCCAGTTGATCAAGGTAGGCTTCAGTCGCAGGCTCATGAGTGCGAGTTTGGTCTACTACCAATACTTCAAAGTTAGGGTAGTCCTGTGCCATCACATCAACTAGTGTGTCTCGCAAAGCCTCCTCACGACAATAGGTGGGAATAATCACCGAAATCGCAGGCCAAGCTATTACATCTGAATTTTTTATCGCGGTTTCAGTTGAATAGGTCATCTAAGCTTTAGTACTCACTAGGTTTTTAGGTTCTTCCTGAAGGCTCTGCCTCTGTGATCTATCTCCGTAATCTGTCCCGTAAGAGGACACAAAACATCAGGGGGAAAACATGTTTTCTCTTTCGCGCTTACAAAGTAGTTGATACTTTGGTCTTTTTTGATCGCCTCCCCTTTTTCTTACCAGCTAGTTCCTCAGAGGCCTCTTTGAGTAGCTTTTCTTGGCGATCTAACTCTGGCAGCTTCAAAATCACACCTGCAAAAAACCAGTAGTAAACAGCCACTGGATCAACATCTAGAGGGTAATAGTAGGTGTTATAGCTGATAAATAAGACAAACACCCAGAAACTCGCACCATAACTTCGTAAGCTGCGATCGCGTACGGAGCGATAAGCCTTAAAGGTAACCACAGTCAAAGTTGTAACTAGCACCAAGAAAGCCAGCACTCCTAACGGCCCAATTTCATACATCACCTTTGGGTAGTACGTCTCAATCAGCTCCGCATTGCCTAAAGCACGAGCCGCATTGGTCGCCCTCCCTAACCCCTTACCTAAAAAGCCTGCTCGATTCGCTACAAACTCAAACTGCTGGATGATAAAGTCCTGAGGTGGTGAAGCATCCCAGCGGCTTTGGAAACTTTCGATCCGCTCTTGCACCACTGCTGGATTGGCAGCCATGGCAATACTCAGAAGCAAACCCAACCCAATCCCTACAGGGATAAAACGTTTGAGGTTCGCCACTTGTCCCGTCAAAATCAGCAGGATCACCGTAGTGGCTGGCACGAGGGCCAAAGCAATTCTTTGCCCTGAAAGAGTAGACATAATAAAGGTAGCGGCCATTGCAGACAGGCCAGCATTCCGCCACAAAAACGAGGGATCGCTAAAAGCAGCAGCAAAACTGATAAAACCACTAGAAATGAGAAACCACCCCCACTGCCAGGGAGCCACAAAGGTGCCAGGTAAACGAATTTGGCCTTGCTCAGGGCTATAGAGTAGAGAGCCACCCACCAAACATCTTGCCTCTAGAGAAGCCCGAAATAGCCCTGCTCCTGTCGCTACAGTTCCTGCACAGCGACCTGTTTTCAGGAAAGTATATTGCATGAAAGCCAGACCACAGCATGCCAAAATCAGCACAACATGCAGACGGATAAGAAAGTGGAGGTCTTTTTTGTCGCGAATTAAGTAGTAGGCACAGACAATTAAAGGAACATAGCCAATCAAGACTTTAAGGCCCAGGATTCCCATTGCAAATGGCTGCTCGGCTCCAGTAGCTGCCATCTGTTGAGAACCATTGACAAAAATCAGGACTAATAGGCAATAGGCAAACAAGATGCCTAAAGGTGGCATGAGTTGTTTGGGAATCAGGAAAGGGAGGCGTTCGCGCCGACAGTACTGAATTGTGCCAATCAGTGCCGGAATAAAGAACGCATCCTTGGCTAGTTGGAGCAGTGGGCTATTACCAATTGCGTATGTAACAGTTCCACCGAAGGGTAGGTAGATGAGAAGACCCCACATTGCCTCACGGGGATACCTGAATGAAAGGCTGAGGCAGAGCAGCCCTGCGGTCACGCCAATACCGGGCTTTGGATCTCCATTAATGATGCCGACGCACAGGCCCGCAACTGCACAGATTAACAGGGCGAAAATAGTGTAATTAACCAGTTCTTTGCGAGCTTGAGCTGCTTTTCGCTTCTGAGCCAGCCGCTCCTTCATACTTAGCGGCGGTGTTTCGTCATTTAGAATCTTTTGCTTTGACTTCAGTTTTGATTTGGGCATAGCAAAACTATGAGGCTGATCCTGTCCTTAATCTCGACTTGGAGCCATAACCAATTATGGTCAACCAATTAGGGCACCTTCTATCAGGAGAAACTAGCGGCAGTTTCAGGAACAATTTGGAGTGTTGTACCAATTGCGTGGATTTTTTCTAAGTAAACACCAAATAGAGTTGAGAAACAGCTAGGTTATCAGGATCAGTAGCGGAGACAGGAGCCTAATAATTGTGACATCTGGGATTCCGTTTCGGCGACTGTTTTGCTTGGCTTTAAGAAGGCTTTAAAGAACCTGACCAGCTACCCTCAGAAAAACTTAACATCGATGTAATAGCTACATGTAAAAAATATTTTGTCAAGTCTAGAGTTAGTCGCTCAAAGAAATAGAGGGTTGCTGTAGTAGCTTTCGCTGCCTTCAACCACCCTCTATTTCTTAGCAAACTATCGAGCCGCTACTAGTGCTTCCGAAAAACCAAATACTGAGTAGTGCTAATGCAAATGCTCTTGTACGGCTAAAACTAGATTGTCTGCCCAGTAAGTTGCCAATTCGGCACTAGCGGCTTCTACCATGACTCGAATCACAGGTTCGGTTCCAGAGGCTCGAACTAAAATTCGGCCTTGGTTTCCCATCTGGGTTTCGGCTTGGGCGATCGCGCTTTGTAAACCATCACAGTTTTGCCAGTTCAAACGGCGATCGCGGTCTTCTACTCTCACATTCTTTAACAACTGGGGATAGGTTTGGAAGCTTTGATCCACCAGGTCTGTTAAGGAAGTGCCTGCTCGCCGAACTAAAGCTGCCAGGTGTAAGGCAGTGAGTAAACCATCACCGCTGACACTATAGTGCCGACAGAGAATGTGGCCTGATTGTTCACCGCCTAACATGGCCCCTTGGCGCAGCATTTCGGCGTGGACATATTGATCACCCACCGCAGTGCGTAGCAGTTTACCGCCTTGTTTTTCCCAAGCTCGCTCGAAGCCCAAGTTTGCCATCACCGTTGAAACGATCGTATCGCCGGGTAATGCTTGCGCTTGACGTAAGGTTTGGCCCCAGAAATACAAAATATAGTCACCATCTACGATGCGGCCTTGAGCATCTACCGCCAGCACTCGGTCGGCATCTCCGTCAAAGGCAAAGCCAATATCAGCATTATGTTGCTTCACGGCAAGTCGTAGAGGGTCGAGATGAGTGGAGCCACAGTTGACATTAATGCGATCGCCGTCAGGCTGATCATGCAGGCAAATCACTTCGGCACCCATTGCCGTAAACACCATAGGGGCCAAGTTGGCTGCTGCACCC
The genomic region above belongs to Trichocoleus desertorum ATA4-8-CV12 and contains:
- the hpsO gene encoding hormogonium polysaccharide biosynthesis glycosyltransferase HpsO, which encodes MRILVASHTYIVDLNCEKLRSLARLEPDIEVTIVVPQRWRPGGVQNTIIETQPRQEGSFRIVPVSNLSQNNQGLLCFGQDLITLLRQFRPQIIQVEQGSKAIGYSQLITLNRLLGLKAKNLFFTWWNLPYSLKFPISAIEAYNLRHTHGLVAGNQDGVEILQQHGYQGPARVMPQLGVDETLFRPQPQPELAAQLGIQPSEFVVGFVGRFVEEKGLLTLGKALAGLRDRPWKWLLLGRGPLKETLLNWAQQEGLADRLIWIESVPHDQVQRYINLMNTLVLPSETTYQFKTLTSVGWKEQFGHVLIEAMACQVPVIGSDSGEIPYVIGDAGLVFPEGNAEALQDCLRQLIEQPELATNLAKRGYERVLNQYTNQALASQLLSFYKELLAA
- the hpsN gene encoding hormogonium polysaccharide biosynthesis glycosyltransferase HpsN; the protein is MAWPAISVIIPTYCREEALRDTLVDVMAQDYPNFEVLVVDQTRTHEPATEAYLDQLATAGKIQWFRVDWASLPGARNYAVRRSTGDIILFIDDDVQLTPGFLATHARNYMEQADVGAVAGRVFDRMKLTESKKSRVIEYLPPEAMDPGVAWYHIDLVHTIKPQQVLTARGCNMSFRRELFEQHGLHFDERFRGSAVREESDFCLHIRQTDYRIWYDPEAHLVHLGEETGGCHDISTRSLQYQLTFYHNHFLLGLKNLTPIQSLRLFARLFDCHVLGRPPCHKSGSPLKILSRAGFYFLGFLSAVWTLIQSLWDDGQTYTHLDQNARGTQAPVFNQSLDEPVTAISSLES
- the hpsL gene encoding hormogonium polysaccharide biosynthesis protein HpsL, which translates into the protein MPKSKLKSKQKILNDETPPLSMKERLAQKRKAAQARKELVNYTIFALLICAVAGLCVGIINGDPKPGIGVTAGLLCLSLSFRYPREAMWGLLIYLPFGGTVTYAIGNSPLLQLAKDAFFIPALIGTIQYCRRERLPFLIPKQLMPPLGILFAYCLLVLIFVNGSQQMAATGAEQPFAMGILGLKVLIGYVPLIVCAYYLIRDKKDLHFLIRLHVVLILACCGLAFMQYTFLKTGRCAGTVATGAGLFRASLEARCLVGGSLLYSPEQGQIRLPGTFVAPWQWGWFLISSGFISFAAAFSDPSFLWRNAGLSAMAATFIMSTLSGQRIALALVPATTVILLILTGQVANLKRFIPVGIGLGLLLSIAMAANPAVVQERIESFQSRWDASPPQDFIIQQFEFVANRAGFLGKGLGRATNAARALGNAELIETYYPKVMYEIGPLGVLAFLVLVTTLTVVTFKAYRSVRDRSLRSYGASFWVFVLFISYNTYYYPLDVDPVAVYYWFFAGVILKLPELDRQEKLLKEASEELAGKKKGRRSKKTKVSTTL
- a CDS encoding phosphoglucosamine mutase — encoded protein: MVTSPARTQRPSLASISISTVQSAPSKPSISEQSLHLNLPATPLFGTDGIRGHAGDLLSAPLALQVGFWAGRVLQSQTTTSGPIILGQDSRNSSDMLAMALSAGLTAAGLEVWNLGLCPTPSVAYLAQTTGALGGVMISASHNPPEDNGIKFFGSNGAKLSLAVQAQIEAAIRGNVADVKPQIQGGDRWGHHYHRPELLSEYVESLHKPLLPTMNLQGMRIVLDLAWGAAANLAPMVFTAMGAEVICLHDQPDGDRINVNCGSTHLDPLRLAVKQHNADIGFAFDGDADRVLAVDAQGRIVDGDYILYFWGQTLRQAQALPGDTIVSTVMANLGFERAWEKQGGKLLRTAVGDQYVHAEMLRQGAMLGGEQSGHILCRHYSVSGDGLLTALHLAALVRRAGTSLTDLVDQSFQTYPQLLKNVRVEDRDRRLNWQNCDGLQSAIAQAETQMGNQGRILVRASGTEPVIRVMVEAASAELATYWADNLVLAVQEHLH